Within Salvia splendens isolate huo1 chromosome 21, SspV2, whole genome shotgun sequence, the genomic segment TATATATAAGACGGCATATGATACCAGCTCGAGAATGCAGATATTAGACTGGAAAGTTTTTGAGGTACCTGAATAATTTGCTCGTTGCTTCGTAAGCAGTTCCTACCTACGATGCAAACAGTGCCGCCAGAACCTCCACCGGTAATTTTTGCACCATACAAAGTTCCCTCACCCTCCCTAGAATGTTTGCTGTGCTGCATTACTTGCACTAGCTGGACCAGCCTGTCTGTCCCGTCTGAGCCGAGTCCACAAGCACTGTAGCTATAGTGGCACTGTTTAGCAGATCAACACCACAATCAGCAGCAGTTGTGAAGACATAATTTGACTGAAACTTATACTCCGATAATCAAAGAGAAAATATGCATTAACATTGAATGTCTAGCATGCTTAAAGACAAGAATTCGAACGAGAACATCCAGTGGCATAAAATATAAAGGTACCTGATACAATAATTCTCCTAGAGCAATCAACTGATCATCTGAAGTTGCAGATGTTAGTAATGCTTTGAAGGCCTGCATTCGAACAAAAACCCTCGTATTATTAAAGGTCAAGATGATTAATACGAGAGATTTCCACACCATAACTCACATATGGTAGATTATAAGAAGACCATATCTCATGTAATTTCCAACAATGAATTCTAAACAAACTTATTGTTTTTATACGACATACATAATAAACTAGGATCGGAGAAGGTTTACCCAGAGTGTTATGTGTTCAAGGAGACCTTTAATTTTACTTTACCTTGACGCGGAAATTTTCGTATATAGGATGCCTGGTGGCTGCTCTAACTCCATAATTTCTCTTTGTATCAATGACTGTGACCGGATCATTATGGTCAGCATAATTCCCCAAGAAAGCTTCACCGAGTATTTTGTCAGGAAGTTGATTAACATAGAGAGCTTCGTATCTGATATCAAcagaccaaaaatgataaactgGTTACATATGACAAGAACAGCCTCATCATTAAAAACACACAGAGAAGGGAGAAAGAAATGCATATAGAAAGTTCAAGAAGGGGCAGAGTGATTCGGAGGACACCGATTATATTATGGGAGACGAGTGGATAGGCCTATTGTTTACCTATGCGGTGACAAGTTGCATAAGTATTCCAAGGAAGCCTCAGTTTCGAGTAGTTCAATTCCATCTTCTTCCAGATCATCCGACGTCACACCATTTGCAGTAGACTGTGATAGCAATTCTGCAGCCATGGATTTAATAATTTTTCGACCCATGAATGCTCCTATTCTGACAGATCCATAATCAGCACCACCAACACTGCCAAATGATACACCAGTTCAGTAAGATTCGCACACAGACAAAGATTAGTTAGAACATTTCATTGCCAACAAATTAGAGGTCTTTCTACTTTTGTTCTAGCCGaataatggaattccattttaatgaaggagattagatttatttcggaagagggagtgacgcataagggttatgcgtcgttattaatgaaacgcaaaacccttatgcgtctttggttaatgacgcacaagggttatgcgtcgttgaacgacgcataagggttatgcgtcttaccctaatgacgcataacccttgtgcgtcacacTGGTTAGTATTCCTGCCTGTCAcgcgggtgacccgggttcgatccccggcaacggagcattttattaagtgattagtatttgataaaaatgagttattctaaacatttgtttttggcaaatacatattactcttataaaagaattaattaaagaagttaATTGGAATTATTTTACGAATTTGATAGACACTTCGCATAAGCTTCTTTTGTTACAAACATGTCTCAAATAATTCATTTGTATAATGGCTTTGACTTGGCCAAGCTCCATTTAAAATGAAGTAGTATTAAAtcataataaatgaaatctaaCAATTTTTGGAGTCACCGATGTTTTATCTATTTCAATGCTTAAATAGACTCACACAAGTTTTTGTGTCATATTaatgcatttataagatatttcgcattattttttttacacattgtgggaattttatttaaaagaggGCATgcttttgattttgtttcaaTGGAAtcaaacttcataatttttattaacttcagaaattaattatagtattgtgGAATAAgattaattatgaatttaagtatatttcatttaatggttttgttataattatagttacttTTTAAAGTTTGTGTTGATTTTAAAGTGATCGAGGGTGATAAACATAGACAATAAGAGTAATATGTATTTGTCAAAAATAAATGTTTAGAATgactcatttttatcaaatactaatcacAGAATCACTTAAACCCGGGTCACCCGCGTGACAGGCAGGAATACTAACCAgtgtgacgcacaagggttatgcgtcattagggtaagacgcataacccttatgcgtcgttcaacgacgcataacccttgtgcgtcattaaccaaagacgcataagggttgtgcgtttcattaataacgacgcataacccttgtgcgtcactcccccattcggaataaatctaatcttcttcattaaaatggaattcaattaacatgctttaccaaaaaaagaatttttccaacaaattaCTTTAAGGAGACAAACAACATAATTCTCTATCAAATAAATTACCTGTGCCGGATTCCGGAATCAATTCCCCAAAATCTTATATGACTAGGAATGTCCACGAGACCTAATACCTCAGCAGGCTGCGAAAAACAGTCAAGTAGCAACTAAATGTCTTTTCTTTACAATCTATTACTACTAGAGAAGATACATTCTTCCCCATGAATCAGGTCAAATACCTGACAAACCATGGCGAGAAGTTTGTTAGCTTCACCGCACGCAGAAGCCATCTGATCCATGACACCGCACGGAGCTCCAACTACATGATTTTCCACCTTCCCATGACAAAAAATGCAAGTGTGAGGATTGCAAAATTATGAAAGTTATAATATGTGTCTTGGTGACTGTGCCTGTGATGTTCACGTATTAAACCTTTTGGCAGAGTAAAGCAAGCTGTCTTGGCTCGATATTCAATCCTGACAAGCACAGATCTCAACAGTGTTAACATATACAGATTATAAGGGCAAAAAGCAGCAGAATCATGGGCGGAGTGTTGATTGCTAAGTGAACGAAATCAACTATTTCTTCTCTAGTTGATAATGTAGTCTTAGATACTCACTTCATATTTTTCTGAAAAAGATTTTTTTCAAGATATAACTAGGTAAAGTCTAgtacagaaaaataaataaaaaagagactACATATAGCTCATAATGAAATACATTACTAAAATGCCATATTTACACGAGCGCACACACATACATCGTAGTGTCACCTCCTACCATATTCTAATGATTAAGTCCAACTAGTTCAGGTAAAGCCTAAGTGTGATCAGGGAATGGACATTAAGAGAAGCCAGCTAATGATAAGATATAACTGAGAATGGTGAGCACCATGAGAAGCGGCAATTGCAGACATGGTAGCTACCTCCACAGCTGCAGAAGAAGAGACACCTTTGCCTTCTGGTACAGCAGAGGATACCTAAAGGATTGATCATGTTACAATTCAAAGTAAATGACAGGTATCACCAGAGCATATAAAAACACAACTAGCAAGGAATTATCATCCATATACACAAACATGTCCAGTGAGAGTTAAATGCAGTGGATATATATACTACATATTATGAAGTAGATTTTCTGATGGAAAATTGTACCAGCACTCTAGGAGTATGATAATTTTTATGTTGAGCAGTTGCAGCTTAAATACAAATTCGAGGTAGACATTGGGAATTTGGGATGGGAAATTGAGTTAGAATTCACGAGTATGATAATTTTGTGCTGAGCTTTGCAACTTCTGAAGTGCCTTATTTATTGTAACAGATAGAATCCTCACAAACATGAATTGTCAGATGAAATCCATATACCAATAAGACAATTAATGATTAAGATGAGAATAAGAGCAAGCAATCAACTCATACTAAAAGCAACACATACCAGAACACTGATACTATTCTCAAAGCGCACGCCCAGTTCTTTCATCAGCACAAGAATGGTCCCCGCAACATATGCGGCCCATCTAGGTCCATAATATAGTGAGTTTATTGTATAAGAGATAATCCAAAAGAAGACAAAAGCATATAGTATAAAACCTTTGGGATGGATCCCGAGCAAAGAAACTTCTGGCGTTTTCATATGACATTGGTTGCTCGCCATCCATAAAATCTGACAGATCCATGTCAAAAGTAGGACCACGATTGCTTAACTCTGACCCATATGAAACCTGAACAGAGTAGGATTTAAAGAGTAAGCTATAGACATGAGTGTTGACGAcgacaaaagaaagaaaaaacagaCCTCTAGTGTTAGCTACAAATCCTTTATCAATTATAAATGAGCTCGTAGAACTTCAGAACAATGGTATTCACATACAATTTGAAGAACAGGAGTTGGCCCTTGTCCCTTAGCATTCTGTCGAGCCAGGGCATGCTTCCACAATCTCTGTTTAGATGGATGGCACGTTTGCACGGCAACATGGCAAGCTTCTCTTGTCGGCATCTATAGACATTTGAGGACAATCAGCAGAAATATCATAAAGGCAATCAGGCAGAAAAACTCTGGTAACAATAGTAGTTGCATTTCTTTTAAATATACATCATCACTGTAACTGATTGATAAATTTTTGTGCATAAGAAAAAATGATGCAGATCTTTAAGAAGAATGATCCAATAGAACAATCTATAATACAAATTCAGTTTTCCTGGCTTCATGGATATTGTAGTCTTGGGGAGGGGAAGGAGGGTCAGTGGTTGAAGTGTGGTTACACACCTGAAGGACAAGGCTTCCAGAGTAGTCAGCGATTCCACCCATAACATCTAACCTTCCAGGTGCTCTTGCCACAAAAATTTCTTCCTGCTCTCAATTTTAACAACCAAATGTCTTAGCTCGGGTACCAGTGCAGGATATAAGTACATGAAGAAACATGTAATTTCTGTCTACCAGATATATATGGATTAAATCTGAAGTACAAAGCATGGATTCAGAAAATACCTCCCAGTTAAAAAGACCTGCAGCAGCTTTTCGTTCCCTCTTTTGGAGCTTCTCAGTAATTCCAGAAACAAGTATAACATCAAGTTCTGATAGGCTCTTCAAGAAAGTCATGGTATCTGAAAGACCCATACAATCTCCGTGAAGAATCTCAAAATCTTCTGGGTGTCTAATAAAAGTACACGAAAATGGTAATTTTGAAATCTGTTGATTGGAAAAGAATAACGAGGAGCATGAGGGAGAATGACTAACGATGGCTTGAAAAATGTATCTTCGCTCATGAGAGCAGTAGGAGAACCAGTGCGGAGACCAAGTTCGTTTTCAGCATTTGCGTACCAATCTGGGATGCTAAGATCTCTGCCCGGAACCCTTTGCAATTGATACCCAAGAACAATAGCATCACGCAATCTCCGCGACCCGCTAAACTAAACTCAAGCAAAAACGAGACAAAATCCACTTAGCAGTTCAACCTCATCAAAAAACAGCATCTCTcgaataagaaaagaaaaggctCACCTTGTCTGCTGCATAACTTCTACCAAATGCTGTATCTTGCAAAATTTTAGCTGCAACCTGGAATTTAACATTAAATCAGATTCATACAGTTCCATATATGTGTGCATGAAATAATGATAAAGAAGCAAGACCCAGTGATATTATATTCATTATTCTTTAGTACATGATTCATAGTTTCGTAGATAGACAAAAACTGCTTACCTCACCGCCGTTTATGCCCCCCTCATAGCTCGGTTTTAAGCTAATAGCATGTTCGAGATATGGTCCCCAATGTCCAGTTAATAGGTCCCTTCTTATCATCTCAACGCCAGCTTGATAGAACTAAATAAGAAGGACTGAATTTTATCAAATCTGGTGAAGCTAAGGATACCCTTATTTCAGATATAGGTACCAGGGTGTTGTACCGCTGTACTGAGCTATGAGATAAAATGTTTCAAGCCAACACCATAAACAAAACTACCTCTAGCATATTTCTTAAAAAAGGTTCTTCATTGAAGTAGTCCCGGCGCACAAAGACAAATGGAATCTTGTATGCAAGGGCCTCACTAACTGTTCCATATCCAATTTTGCCtgaaatattttaaaagaaTTACAGGTTTAAATGCAACTTTACTTTAGCAACACATAAGATATGAACTGAAGTTATATGACTCACCAAGCATGCAATCAGATGCTGCTATCAAGTCAGGAGTGTATGCATCTTTTGCAAGTTTCACAAAATTTGGAGGAAGTTCGAGACTCTCAGATGCACCACAGACCTGAACTAATCAATATTTCACCCTTGATTCTGGAACccaatttacataaaaaaatccTTGAAATTTGGGTAAATAGCAAAAATAAGATACCAGACAAAGCCAACCGCTAGGCAGGAACTCCTCCTTTAAATTCCAACCCGAGGGCTGCAAATAGTCACCGTGCAATATTGATTAAATGAATGCAAACCAAATAGGGAGAGGTAAATGGTATGAATGAGTAAAATGGTTGGTATGGTACCTGTCCACCAAAGTTGAGAATGACAGTCTTCACATCCTCCCTAATCCCAAGTTCTTTCCGGATCTGGAATAGTTTAGAGAATATGAATGCGTAAAATGGTTTATCTGTTAACCATTAATCTAGTCACAAGTTCAAAGATAAAAATCTTTTGTTTACCTCCTCACGGGGCTTGTGCAACCTCCTCACAACCAAAGGTACATCAATTGCATCACGAAATGCAGGCACTGTAGTAAAACAATGGATATGCGATGGAGAAAATAAGTTCAATTCTCAAGCAGTTACTCATGGAATGGGAAGGACACAcggaaaaaagggaaaaaaaataagataacgAGTTTAGTGTTGGTGTACTTGGACAGTATCCTGGGAGACGGATAAGAAATTCACAATGCGAATAGTCCTCAGCAATCTGGATCACCCAATTTAAGATAGATTAGAAACAGAGCAATAGAAACCAATATCTGCAGAAAACAAAATTGCATTACAGACATTCAATGAATTCTAAGAGGTTTTGTGCCTAGATAATACATAAAGAAGGGTAGTCACCTAAAGTAGAGTGCAATTATCTAATAAGTAACACACCATAGATTGTGATTTAGCATTGAGATTCTCATAAAGCAATGCAATTACAACAGTTTGAACACCAAATTCCCCCAATAGAAAACACGATATGAAGGAAATtgtttcaccacgaaaaacaataaaaactaAAACCTAAGCATAGACAGCATATGTCCTTGAATCttctcattttatttcattccatCCCAATAGTAGCTCATGctttcaaataataaatattaatcttTAAGATTTACTAACAGCTATTTTGACACTTCATCAAAACTCATACCTCCTCACTCAGAACACGGGCATGACCAACTAGTGTGCTAGACAGTACTAAATATATCATGCAAAATTTACGAGTCTGAAAACTGATGGCCCCAAACAGCTATTGCTCACAGATTTACCAGAAGTAGTATGCTGTGAGTCTTCAATTATTACCAACACCAAATTTAAAAAGACAGGTCTGGCACAtatagttatattcataaaaaagCTTTGCTACAATTACCTGCCAAACTATGGTCCGGTGGTGATGACCAGCTGCCATTACATATTCAGCATAGATGAAGTCCCAACTGCCAACAAAATTTTCCAGGAACACAGCTTAATTTCAAGAAGAGAATGAATGTGGCTTTAAGGGAATCCAGCTCAGGATGTGGTTatgtaaaaaaatactataactACAGGAATATGTAAATCATGACAGGGAATTTGTGAGCATCTTTTGCAATTCATAGGCAATATTAACAGCAAGGGCAGGTCAACAGTATTTCCAGCCACAGCATACACATGCAACCAAGAGATAGAGAGATTACCTAAAATTGGTGACACAAACAGAGCGTATGCCAGCATCAGCTGCTGCTCTGCAAGCAACTGGAACAACATCTGACACCTACACGTAGACATATATGGAGGATAAATAGGTAAAAACAAAACAGATCTGATTTGAAACAAATCCGCCACATATTCAAGATTAAATCCCTCTGACATCAGAAATTTTTCCCCCCTCCAATTATGTGTTAAAACAGAAAGACAGCCCTTCTTAAGCAGGACTACAGGAGAGTTTAATATGATGTCAATTCAATTCATTCTTGAATCTTTAAATCACCAATGGTAATAGTGAATGACTATGTATTGATGTATACCATGTGAAATAGATCAGATTTTATATATAAAGGTGTCTAAGGTATGAACTTTACCACAAAGTCTGCCTTGATGGATTTCAGCCACTGTACTTCTGTAGCTAAAATAGTCTCACGAGGTACTACAGCCGTCTCAGAATACTGAAAAATCAATACAGCAACAAGAATTTAACATGAAGCGCGATAATTATGTCATGAACTCTGCAAAGTGATAAGCAATACCTTTTCCAAAGATGCAAGGCGATCAACTGTCAGTGCATCTGCTTGAACTGCTCCACAATCTAAGAGCACCTGTATAACAAGACAGTTGATATCATCAGAACTAAAGACTCATGAGCTACTTCCGAATTATAAGCTATTCATCATGAACATTGCAGAAGAGCAAACATACCTTCCGTAGAAAGAGGCGAGGAGACTGTATTTCAGTTGTGAAAACATAATCTGGTGCACCAGTGACCACATGAACATCATGCCCGGCAAGAATGAGATGTCGAGCAACCTATACAAAGAAAATGCAAATTCATAGTACACTCAAGAATGAGGTGAATCCATCACATTCCTATTCCAAGTGGAATAGAAATTCTAGAGGATCACAATACAACTATGCAACTTATTGCATGCCCTCTAAGAAACTGGAGGTTGAAGATAAACTGATAAAAGAAACAGGTGACTTTCCAAGGATGCAGGAAAATCTGTTTTCCGTGCATATTTTGAGgattataaagaaaaaagagatTGAAATAAGTATATACTCCACCCATCCCATTCAAGATATccacctttcctttttaatttgtctcaacCAAGATGGCATCTTTCTATAGCCAGAATAGAATTtgtctcttcttctctcttctcattaaaatattcacctactatctttttctctctactctaTTACATTCAACAACTCAGCCTAAAATGTCATAGAAGATGCCCAAAATGGGACAGAGCGCAGATTGATTTGCACTAGAAACTGACATAACAATGTTCAACACTTAATAATCATCTATCTGCCTAGAGATTTTACTTGCATGACCAAATTATCATTGAAATGCGCCAAATAGAAATACAGTACAAATTAAATGAACAAGCAATTCCATCAAACTGCTGATTGTATTATTTCATAAGTACGCCAAAGTAGAGCAGAAACGAAATTAACAGCAACAAtcgaaacacacacacacagtgaGAGAATAAGAAGGAGTGAGAATGTGAGATAGAGACCTCGACAACGCGGGTGGCATGGCCGAAACCATGGCCAGTGACATAATAGGCAAAAACTAGCGGTGGTTTGGCAGAATCCTGTGCTACCATCTCTGCTGCAACCAACAATAAACAGGAAGAATTTCCCCAATCTGAGGGAGGCTGATAAACGAAACCGAGAATCTGGGAATTgtgattataaataaatttgaaagagagaaagaattaGAGTCAACAGAGTTGGATAGGATCGCGGTAGGATGCCACGTCAGCTTTCGTTGTCAGTCAGCCCCATGATTTTATCCAAAGTTTGTTGCTCTTGCTTAGGGGTGgaaaattataccgaaataccggacttaccgtgtcggaaaaatatcgaaaataccgatttttcgatATACCGCAtattccggtacggtatgataccgtaccgcagtgtttcagtacggtaacggtatcaatttttctataccgcggtatactgaa encodes:
- the LOC121785029 gene encoding L-arabinokinase-like → MVAQDSAKPPLVFAYYVTGHGFGHATRVVEVARHLILAGHDVHVVTGAPDYVFTTEIQSPRLFLRKVLLDCGAVQADALTVDRLASLEKYSETAVVPRETILATEVQWLKSIKADFVVSDVVPVACRAAADAGIRSVCVTNFSWDFIYAEYVMAAGHHHRTIVWQIAEDYSHCEFLIRLPGYCPMPAFRDAIDVPLVVRRLHKPREEIRKELGIREDVKTVILNFGGQPSGWNLKEEFLPSGWLCLVCGASESLELPPNFVKLAKDAYTPDLIAASDCMLGKIGYGTVSEALAYKIPFVFVRRDYFNEEPFLRNMLEFYQAGVEMIRRDLLTGHWGPYLEHAISLKPSYEGGINGGEVAAKILQDTAFGRSYAADKFSGSRRLRDAIVLGYQLQRVPGRDLSIPDWYANAENELGLRTGSPTALMSEDTFFKPSHPEDFEILHGDCMGLSDTMTFLKSLSELDVILVSGITEKLQKRERKAAAGLFNWEEEIFVARAPGRLDVMGGIADYSGSLVLQMPTREACHVAVQTCHPSKQRLWKHALARQNAKGQGPTPVLQIVSYGSELSNRGPTFDMDLSDFMDGEQPMSYENARSFFARDPSQRWAAYVAGTILVLMKELGVRFENSISVLVSSAVPEGKGVSSSAAVEVATMSAIAASHGLNIEPRQLALLCQKVENHVVGAPCGVMDQMASACGEANKLLAMVCQPAEVLGLVDIPSHIRFWGIDSGIRHSVGGADYGSVRIGAFMGRKIIKSMAAELLSQSTANGVTSDDLEEDGIELLETEASLEYLCNLSPHRYEALYVNQLPDKILGEAFLGNYADHNDPVTVIDTKRNYGVRAATRHPIYENFRVKAFKALLTSATSDDQLIALGELLYQCHYSYSACGLGSDGTDRLVQLVQVMQHSKHSREGEGTLYGAKITGGGSGGTVCIVGRNCLRSNEQIIQIQKRYEGATGYLPIVFEGSSPGAGRFGHLRIRRRLRLRSK